The proteins below come from a single Timaviella obliquedivisa GSE-PSE-MK23-08B genomic window:
- a CDS encoding class I SAM-dependent methyltransferase: MTVTPDRAIKTCPVCNSTTRNFLAINHYTIRRCQVCAHQFVEMEPRPKPIDEPHLPGKEEDYADYLGEARFLKLKGQHYAQLMSRYFKRPGRILDVGAAAGFILQGFIDRDWKGSGIEPNADMAEQAKKSGLRVVQDTMEEFRTTEKYDLITFIQVIAHFTNVQEAFRIAAEATQSKGFWLIETGNRDSLKARLLGENWQVYHPPSTLHWFSPKDLKRLAAQYGFQEVVRGKPRKWINAAHAKFSLRQKKGSLLAKLALLLLAFVPNRVAIPYPATDQFWVIYKKLW, from the coding sequence ATGACAGTGACTCCCGATCGGGCTATAAAAACTTGCCCAGTTTGCAATAGCACCACTCGAAACTTCCTAGCTATTAATCATTACACGATCCGACGTTGCCAAGTTTGCGCCCATCAATTTGTTGAGATGGAGCCTCGACCAAAGCCTATCGATGAGCCTCACTTGCCAGGAAAAGAAGAGGACTATGCCGATTATCTGGGTGAGGCAAGGTTTCTCAAGCTCAAGGGACAGCACTACGCTCAACTGATGAGTCGATACTTTAAAAGACCTGGACGGATTTTAGACGTAGGGGCAGCGGCGGGATTTATTTTACAAGGATTTATCGATCGCGACTGGAAAGGCAGTGGCATTGAACCTAATGCTGATATGGCAGAGCAGGCTAAGAAATCTGGGCTGCGTGTGGTGCAAGACACGATGGAAGAATTTCGGACGACCGAAAAATACGACCTGATTACTTTTATCCAAGTCATCGCTCATTTTACCAATGTTCAAGAAGCGTTTCGCATTGCTGCCGAAGCCACCCAATCTAAAGGGTTCTGGCTCATTGAAACAGGCAACCGGGATAGCCTCAAAGCACGGCTTTTAGGAGAAAATTGGCAGGTCTATCATCCACCCAGCACCTTACATTGGTTTTCACCCAAGGATTTGAAACGGCTAGCGGCACAATATGGGTTTCAAGAAGTGGTACGGGGTAAACCCCGCAAATGGATCAATGCCGCCCATGCTAAATTTTCACTTCGACAAAAAAAGGGTTCCTTATTAGCTAAGTTAGCGCTGCTACTCCTAGCCTTTGTTCCAAATCGGGTTGCCATTCCTTATCCTGCAACTGATCAGTTCTGGGTAATTTATAAAAAGCTATGGTGA
- a CDS encoding polysaccharide deacetylase family protein encodes MNRKPIASLSLDLDNQWSYMKIHGDPNWDQFPSYLDLMVPRALEMFRELNLTITFFIVGQDAALAKNSSAIRSIALAGHEVGNHSFHHESWLHLYSEAEIEQEIAIAEEHIERVTGQHPVGFRGPGYSFSPAVLKVLKRRGYQYDASTFPTFLGPLARAYYFMTSKMSKEERQKRKALFGSFKDGFQPLKPYQWRLGNERLTEIPVTTMPIFKVPIHFSYLLFISGFSPSLALLYFRIALWLCKTTGTQPSMLLHPLDFLGCEDVPELGFFPAMNQPSYKKLRVLKRSLQLLSRQFTVRTVGQHARLVSGALPTLIPQDRTPVGAR; translated from the coding sequence ATGAACCGGAAGCCGATCGCCAGTCTATCGCTCGACCTCGACAACCAATGGTCTTATATGAAGATCCATGGTGATCCCAATTGGGATCAATTTCCGTCATACCTTGATCTCATGGTTCCCCGCGCCCTAGAAATGTTTAGGGAACTCAACTTGACCATCACATTTTTCATTGTGGGACAGGATGCTGCCCTCGCCAAAAACTCAAGTGCGATTCGGTCGATCGCCTTAGCAGGGCATGAAGTGGGTAATCATTCTTTTCACCACGAGTCTTGGTTGCACTTGTATTCTGAAGCTGAAATTGAACAGGAAATTGCGATCGCTGAAGAGCACATTGAGCGAGTCACGGGGCAACATCCGGTTGGCTTTCGGGGTCCTGGCTACAGCTTTTCTCCCGCCGTTCTCAAAGTTTTGAAGCGCCGAGGTTATCAGTATGACGCTTCGACATTTCCCACTTTTCTAGGGCCGCTGGCTAGAGCCTATTATTTTATGACCAGCAAGATGAGCAAAGAAGAGCGGCAAAAACGAAAGGCGCTCTTTGGGAGCTTCAAAGATGGCTTTCAGCCGCTGAAGCCCTACCAATGGCGTTTGGGCAATGAGCGCCTCACCGAAATTCCGGTGACTACCATGCCCATTTTTAAGGTGCCCATTCACTTTAGCTACCTCCTCTTTATCAGCGGGTTTTCTCCGAGTTTGGCGCTCTTGTATTTTAGAATTGCGCTGTGGCTCTGCAAGACGACTGGCACCCAGCCCTCCATGCTGCTGCACCCACTAGATTTTCTAGGCTGTGAAGATGTACCTGAGTTAGGGTTTTTTCCGGCAATGAACCAACCCAGTTACAAAAAGCTGCGGGTTTTGAAGCGATCGCTGCAACTCTTGTCTCGTCAGTTCACTGTCCGCACCGTGGGTCAACATGCTCGGCTTGTTTCTGGAGCCTTGCCGACCCTAATTCCTCAAGACAGAACTCCCGTTGGTGCCCGGTAA
- a CDS encoding DegT/DnrJ/EryC1/StrS family aminotransferase: MVNTIPVPQSLLKLPNDQEASGRTLGAEEIAFVTEAILSGTLTSTKGTFVKALEKQFAQLLGVKYAYACSSGTAAIHTAIAALDPEPGDEIITTSITDMGALTPILYQGAIPRFVDVDPLTWNVTAETIGRCINERTKAIIVTHLFGNPCNMTDIMALANAHNIPVIEDTAQGFLSKHNGQYAGTFGKVGCFSLQQGKHITTGEGGIVATNDDAIARRLFLYINKAFGYGDPHPDHYFIALNYRMSELQGAVAAAQLRKLEGIVERRYSSAAKLTQKLQGIPGLETPVHAPLDTHVYWKYCLRVDDNVITDGAVGLAKKLKEEKGIFSAPRYIQKPAFQCEIFEKQRTFGNSRFPFTLATPEALDYSRDRFPGTFEGLEKVLVLPWNEAYTNEHIDYIADAVQQAVAQIAR, translated from the coding sequence ATGGTTAATACGATTCCTGTCCCTCAGTCTTTGCTCAAGCTACCGAATGACCAAGAGGCTTCTGGGCGGACTTTAGGAGCAGAAGAAATAGCGTTTGTGACTGAAGCGATTTTAAGTGGAACCCTCACTAGCACTAAGGGCACCTTTGTCAAAGCGTTAGAAAAACAATTTGCCCAACTGTTAGGCGTAAAGTACGCTTATGCTTGTTCATCGGGTACCGCAGCAATTCACACGGCGATCGCAGCACTTGATCCAGAGCCGGGTGATGAGATTATCACCACTTCCATTACAGATATGGGAGCGCTTACCCCCATTTTGTACCAGGGCGCAATTCCCCGATTTGTCGATGTTGATCCACTCACCTGGAACGTGACAGCAGAAACAATTGGACGCTGTATTAACGAACGAACGAAAGCAATTATTGTTACTCACCTGTTTGGCAACCCCTGCAACATGACTGACATCATGGCGTTAGCAAATGCCCACAACATTCCAGTCATTGAAGACACGGCTCAAGGGTTTTTGTCGAAGCACAACGGGCAATATGCGGGCACCTTTGGCAAAGTCGGTTGCTTTAGCCTACAGCAAGGCAAGCATATTACGACCGGAGAAGGGGGGATTGTGGCGACTAACGATGATGCGATCGCTCGTCGGCTATTCCTTTACATCAACAAAGCCTTTGGTTACGGTGATCCCCATCCTGATCATTATTTTATTGCGCTCAATTACCGCATGTCTGAACTGCAAGGAGCAGTAGCAGCCGCACAGTTAAGGAAGCTAGAAGGAATTGTGGAGAGACGCTATTCTAGCGCTGCTAAACTCACCCAGAAACTTCAAGGCATTCCGGGGTTAGAAACGCCCGTTCACGCTCCCCTTGACACTCATGTTTACTGGAAATATTGCTTGCGGGTAGATGATAATGTGATCACTGACGGGGCAGTGGGTTTAGCCAAAAAACTCAAGGAAGAGAAGGGCATCTTTTCTGCGCCTCGCTATATTCAAAAACCCGCCTTTCAATGCGAAATCTTTGAGAAGCAACGCACTTTTGGCAACTCTCGCTTCCCCTTTACCCTCGCCACACCCGAAGCCCTCGACTACAGCCGCGATCGCTTCCCTGGAACATTTGAAGGACTAGAGAAGGTTCTCGTCTTGCCTTGGAACGAAGCTTACACCAATGAACACATTGACTATATTGCCGATGCAGTTCAACAGGCAGTGGCTCAAATTGCCCGGTAA
- a CDS encoding class I SAM-dependent methyltransferase: MVKQLLPRFGAACRPGSTDPLTLELVKCCICDVDDAEPLGVGEDFEYRTSPDTFLAVRCRRCGLVYLNPRPALTELDRIYPADYHAFEFSAERYGFVYKVRCKLEASRLLDCCRGLKKDARILDVGCGDGFHLSLLQDFGQKSWRLEGIEPNDRAVEMGRRKGLKIHQGIVQNLDLPQSSYDLAFMIATIEHVDDPTAVLRAVRALLKPGGRLVIVTDNTDTLDFQLSRTRHWGGYHFPRHWNLFNSATMAAIAQKTGLEIETLTTIISPVNWVYSIRNALVDRQAPQWLINQFSLSSTLSLGVFTLFDQVQQWMGRGALMRAVLKRSH, translated from the coding sequence ATGGTTAAACAACTTCTCCCGCGCTTTGGAGCCGCCTGTCGCCCCGGTTCCACAGATCCACTAACCTTGGAGTTGGTCAAGTGCTGCATCTGCGATGTCGACGATGCCGAACCTCTTGGGGTCGGAGAAGACTTTGAATATCGCACCAGTCCTGACACTTTTTTAGCAGTCCGTTGCCGACGCTGTGGCTTAGTCTATCTCAATCCTCGCCCCGCCCTTACCGAACTCGATCGCATTTATCCAGCCGACTATCACGCCTTTGAATTTTCGGCAGAACGCTATGGTTTTGTTTACAAAGTTCGCTGCAAGCTAGAAGCTAGCCGCCTGTTGGATTGTTGCCGAGGATTAAAGAAGGATGCCCGGATTCTTGATGTGGGCTGTGGCGACGGGTTTCATTTAAGTTTGCTACAAGATTTTGGGCAAAAAAGTTGGAGATTAGAAGGCATTGAACCCAACGATCGCGCCGTTGAAATGGGCAGACGCAAGGGACTAAAAATTCATCAAGGCATCGTCCAAAATTTAGATCTGCCTCAGTCTAGCTACGACCTGGCATTTATGATCGCTACGATCGAGCATGTGGATGATCCTACGGCTGTGTTAAGAGCGGTGCGAGCGCTGCTTAAACCAGGCGGTAGACTGGTTATTGTCACCGACAACACCGATACCTTAGATTTTCAACTATCGCGCACTCGGCATTGGGGCGGGTATCACTTTCCTCGCCATTGGAATTTGTTTAACTCGGCAACGATGGCGGCGATCGCCCAAAAAACAGGTTTAGAAATTGAGACATTAACAACGATTATCAGCCCCGTCAACTGGGTCTACTCCATCCGCAATGCCCTGGTCGATCGCCAAGCGCCCCAGTGGCTGATTAACCAGTTCAGCCTCAGTTCAACCCTGTCATTAGGCGTGTTTACCCTATTCGATCAAGTGCAACAATGGATGGGACGAGGGGCGTTAATGAGAGCCGTCCTAAAGCGATCGCATTAA
- a CDS encoding NAD(P)/FAD-dependent oxidoreductase — translation MTQTSERWAIIGGGILGMTLAHRLAQNGKQVTLFEGAGQLGGLASAWQLGDFVWDKHYHVTLLSDGCVRSLLKELDLEQDMQWVETKTGFYTDGQLYSMSSSLEFLRFPPLGLIDKLRLAFTIIYGSRIKNWKKLETIPVTDWLKRWSGQRTFHKIWLPLLRAKLGENYQKASASFIWSTIARLYAARRTGLKKEMFGYLLGGYARILQRFGQVLAEEGVKIRLRSIAQRVSKPSTGQVKIEFCDGYQDTFDQVVITAAAPIAAEICQDLTQDERDRLKGIQYQGIICASLLLKQPLSPYYVTNITDDWVPFTGIIEMTTLVDPKYFNGRTLVYLPKYVVPNDPAFNLTDDEIEETFVRALEIMYPHFNREDILSFRVSRVKYVVAISTLNYSKNLPPMHLSTPGVHIINSAHILNGTLNVNETVQLAENAAADLLSLRSPQGTMV, via the coding sequence ATGACACAAACTTCTGAACGTTGGGCGATAATAGGCGGTGGCATCTTAGGGATGACACTTGCCCATCGACTGGCGCAAAATGGCAAGCAGGTGACCCTCTTTGAAGGGGCAGGGCAACTAGGAGGATTAGCAAGCGCCTGGCAATTGGGTGATTTTGTGTGGGATAAGCACTACCATGTGACGCTACTGTCAGATGGGTGCGTGCGATCGCTCCTCAAAGAACTCGATTTAGAGCAAGACATGCAATGGGTAGAAACCAAAACTGGCTTCTATACAGATGGGCAACTCTACTCTATGTCTAGCTCTTTAGAGTTTCTCCGCTTTCCTCCCTTAGGGTTAATTGATAAACTGCGATTGGCTTTCACCATTATTTATGGCTCACGCATCAAGAATTGGAAAAAGTTAGAAACCATTCCCGTAACCGATTGGCTGAAGCGCTGGTCGGGACAGCGTACGTTTCATAAAATTTGGCTGCCGTTGCTGCGGGCGAAGTTGGGCGAGAATTATCAAAAAGCCTCTGCCTCATTTATTTGGTCAACCATCGCCCGATTATATGCAGCCAGAAGAACAGGGCTAAAGAAAGAAATGTTTGGCTACCTGCTGGGTGGATATGCCCGAATTTTGCAGCGATTTGGGCAGGTGCTGGCAGAAGAAGGAGTAAAAATACGTCTTCGCTCTATTGCCCAACGAGTTAGTAAGCCATCTACTGGACAGGTAAAAATAGAGTTTTGTGATGGCTATCAGGACACTTTTGACCAAGTGGTGATTACGGCTGCTGCCCCGATCGCCGCAGAAATTTGTCAGGATCTCACTCAAGATGAGCGCGATCGACTCAAAGGCATTCAGTACCAGGGCATCATCTGTGCTTCCTTACTCTTGAAGCAACCCCTTTCGCCCTACTACGTTACCAACATCACCGATGATTGGGTACCCTTCACTGGCATCATTGAGATGACCACGTTAGTTGATCCCAAATACTTCAATGGCAGAACGTTAGTTTACCTGCCCAAGTACGTCGTTCCGAATGATCCAGCCTTTAACTTAACCGACGATGAGATCGAGGAAACCTTTGTTAGAGCTTTAGAAATCATGTATCCCCATTTCAACCGGGAGGACATTCTAAGTTTTCGAGTTTCACGGGTGAAGTACGTGGTAGCGATCTCAACGTTGAACTATTCCAAGAACTTACCCCCCATGCATCTGTCAACGCCCGGAGTTCATATCATTAACTCTGCCCACATTCTCAATGGGACGCTGAATGTGAATGAAACGGTACAGCTTGCCGAGAACGCTGCCGCTGACCTGCTAAGCCTACGATCGCCTCAGGGCACGATGGTTTAA
- a CDS encoding glycosyltransferase family 39 protein — translation MDKVKETGWVLPTILLIGVIVRVWGLNFGLPHTECRPDETALISRSLGFFSGDLNPHFFIYPTLYMYLLFGVYGAYYGIGHLFGSYVSTDDLIREFIYDPSHLYLINRCLSLSFGVMTIAVVYLMIQKLVDRQAAAIASLFLSLTYLHVRNSHFGVTDVVQTFLIVTAVLFILQISETDQSAKAAFQTYLYAGIFSGLAFSTKYTSLPLIGTLLIAHSLKVIQEQKGWKSKIVDNRSLVRSTQVGLVLVGVILLTGAIALTPDFVTQYLTVDGNLENPERLPALQKILSILGGSSLTLSVLVKAFQFFAALLEPHLFTFFGGFLAAFFVGTPFALLDPKVFVAEFSSVIHSATQSTPDRYLGTGLGYHFQFTLPLGLGWCLFVAALLGIIAAFKLNIIRATILLSFPATYYLLVGSSFVVPSRYMVPVVPFACMTAAIFVTMLIEQLSKWQLLKQLPMRSPEKSLALLLTTLIIFQSAQAVAQSDRLFATLDNRVEAAEWLRQNASQNSSIYQTGLIYGQVMPDRSLRQVIEQLKSPQINGSKSLIAQLQSIQNDEVEYYLQWDYDFNENGFYFAQEPQNRLPDFIIVQENAVDSEERLEASIAETIQKSYVLKRSFEAMEIDDPQNRFDQQDAFYLPFSGFKNVRRPGTNLYIYQLINEV, via the coding sequence ATGGATAAAGTTAAAGAAACAGGCTGGGTTTTGCCTACGATTCTTCTGATTGGAGTGATCGTTCGGGTCTGGGGACTCAACTTTGGGCTACCTCATACCGAATGTCGCCCCGACGAAACCGCACTCATTTCGCGATCGCTTGGGTTTTTCTCTGGTGATCTTAATCCTCACTTTTTCATTTATCCCACGTTATACATGTATTTGTTGTTTGGGGTTTATGGAGCGTATTATGGCATAGGTCATCTGTTTGGCAGCTATGTATCTACTGACGATTTAATTCGTGAATTTATTTATGATCCCAGTCATCTTTATTTGATTAACCGATGTTTGTCTTTAAGCTTTGGTGTGATGACGATCGCAGTCGTTTATTTAATGATTCAAAAGTTGGTTGATCGACAAGCAGCAGCGATCGCATCATTATTCCTCAGCCTGACATATCTTCATGTCCGCAACTCTCACTTTGGTGTTACAGATGTTGTCCAAACTTTCCTGATAGTCACTGCGGTTTTGTTCATTCTTCAGATCTCTGAAACCGATCAATCGGCTAAAGCTGCCTTTCAAACCTATCTGTATGCTGGCATTTTCTCAGGGCTTGCTTTCTCTACAAAATATACGTCATTGCCCTTAATTGGAACCTTACTAATCGCGCATTCGCTGAAGGTCATTCAAGAGCAGAAAGGCTGGAAAAGCAAGATCGTTGATAATCGTAGTTTAGTTCGTTCTACCCAGGTAGGACTGGTTCTAGTAGGGGTAATTTTATTGACGGGAGCGATCGCTCTAACACCCGACTTCGTTACCCAATACCTCACTGTTGATGGCAACCTTGAGAACCCTGAACGCTTACCTGCTCTTCAAAAAATACTGAGTATTCTGGGAGGATCGTCTCTAACGTTATCTGTTTTAGTAAAGGCTTTTCAGTTCTTTGCCGCCTTACTAGAGCCTCATCTTTTTACCTTTTTCGGGGGGTTCTTAGCTGCTTTTTTTGTTGGCACTCCGTTCGCACTGCTCGATCCTAAAGTTTTTGTGGCAGAGTTTTCCAGCGTGATTCACTCTGCTACCCAAAGCACCCCTGATCGTTACTTAGGAACAGGATTAGGATATCACTTTCAGTTTACATTGCCGCTGGGCTTAGGCTGGTGTTTGTTTGTTGCCGCACTGCTGGGCATCATTGCAGCGTTCAAGCTCAATATCATCCGGGCAACCATTTTATTATCGTTTCCAGCGACCTATTATCTCCTGGTGGGAAGTAGCTTTGTCGTACCATCGCGGTACATGGTTCCGGTTGTACCCTTTGCTTGTATGACGGCTGCAATTTTTGTGACGATGCTAATTGAACAGTTGTCTAAATGGCAGTTACTCAAGCAGTTACCCATGCGATCGCCAGAGAAATCTTTAGCCCTCTTATTGACCACTCTGATCATTTTTCAGTCGGCTCAGGCGGTCGCCCAATCCGATCGCCTGTTCGCCACTTTAGATAATCGGGTCGAGGCGGCTGAATGGTTGCGTCAAAATGCGTCTCAGAATAGCTCAATTTATCAAACGGGTCTTATCTATGGTCAAGTCATGCCAGATCGATCGCTTAGGCAGGTCATTGAACAATTAAAATCACCTCAAATCAATGGTTCAAAATCTTTAATAGCTCAGCTTCAGTCGATACAGAATGATGAAGTAGAGTACTATCTCCAATGGGATTATGATTTCAATGAAAATGGGTTTTACTTTGCCCAAGAGCCTCAGAACAGACTGCCTGATTTTATCATTGTGCAAGAAAATGCTGTTGATTCAGAAGAGCGTTTAGAGGCAAGCATTGCTGAAACTATTCAAAAATCCTATGTTCTCAAGCGATCGTTTGAGGCAATGGAAATTGATGATCCCCAGAACCGTTTTGATCAACAAGATGCTTTTTACCTGCCTTTTTCTGGGTTTAAAAATGTTCGTAGACCCGGTACAAATTTGTACATCTACCAGTTAATTAATGAGGTTTGA
- a CDS encoding N-acetyltransferase, with protein MVAKIHPTAIIEEQVQIGAHTSVWDNVHIRHSTQIGEQCIIGEKTHIAYGVKIGDRVKINAFVYICNAVTIEDGVMISAGTIFTNDRFPRATTSDLQQLRSSDPDEHTLPTLVKAGATIGAGCTIGNDLLIGRFAMVGMGSLVTRSVPDFHLVIGTPARSVGAVCRCGQLLMRFPEVAQFEKTLSCSRCGLKYQIASQDVTELTPP; from the coding sequence ATGGTCGCTAAAATTCATCCCACTGCAATTATTGAAGAGCAGGTTCAGATTGGGGCACATACCTCTGTTTGGGACAATGTTCATATTCGCCACTCTACCCAAATTGGCGAACAGTGCATTATTGGTGAGAAAACCCACATTGCCTACGGTGTTAAGATTGGCGATCGCGTTAAAATCAACGCTTTCGTGTATATCTGTAACGCCGTCACCATCGAAGACGGAGTGATGATTAGCGCAGGCACTATTTTTACGAACGATCGCTTTCCCAGGGCAACCACTAGCGACCTTCAGCAACTCCGTTCTTCCGATCCTGATGAACACACATTACCTACCTTAGTAAAAGCTGGCGCAACAATTGGTGCAGGCTGCACCATTGGGAATGATCTCTTGATTGGGCGGTTCGCCATGGTGGGCATGGGCTCGTTAGTGACGCGATCGGTGCCCGACTTTCATTTAGTAATTGGCACCCCTGCCCGATCGGTCGGTGCCGTTTGCCGCTGCGGGCAGCTTCTCATGCGATTTCCTGAAGTTGCTCAGTTTGAAAAAACCCTAAGCTGTTCTCGCTGTGGCTTAAAATACCAAATCGCTTCCCAAGATGTGACTGAGTTAACGCCGCCCTAA
- a CDS encoding Gfo/Idh/MocA family oxidoreductase — MTDQPLKFGLIGAGGIAQSYAQAFEGCTVAQLVAVADVRSDAAQAMAERAKCQSFDSYQAMAQAIELDAVIVCTPPVTHPEICIDFLDRKVNVLCEKPLSIGVKSSIEMQEAACRAGVLLTMASKFRYVEDVVKAKSIVASGILGEIVLFENAFTARVDMSTRWNAKPAISGGGVLIDNGTHSLDIMRYFLGPLAEVQVVEGKRVQGLPVEDTIRIFAKSESGVIGNVDLSWSINKELDYYIRIYGSQGTISIGWKESKYRQSSGQDWVVFGKGYDKVQAFRSQINNFSKAILKQETLLITAEDAIASVAAIEAAYSALNQSRWTPIAGSIHGVKTLIPV, encoded by the coding sequence ATGACCGATCAACCCTTAAAATTTGGATTAATTGGCGCAGGCGGCATTGCCCAATCCTACGCTCAAGCCTTTGAAGGCTGCACTGTTGCTCAATTGGTTGCTGTGGCAGATGTTCGCTCTGATGCGGCTCAAGCCATGGCAGAGCGAGCCAAGTGCCAGAGCTTTGATTCGTATCAAGCCATGGCACAGGCAATAGAGTTGGATGCCGTAATTGTTTGTACGCCGCCCGTGACTCACCCAGAAATTTGCATCGATTTCCTCGATCGCAAAGTCAACGTTCTGTGCGAAAAACCCCTCAGCATTGGCGTTAAAAGTTCGATCGAAATGCAAGAAGCAGCCTGTCGAGCCGGGGTTCTTCTGACCATGGCTTCCAAGTTCCGCTATGTTGAAGATGTTGTGAAAGCCAAGAGCATCGTGGCTTCAGGTATTTTAGGTGAAATCGTATTATTTGAGAATGCGTTCACGGCTCGGGTAGACATGTCTACTCGTTGGAATGCGAAACCTGCCATTAGCGGCGGTGGTGTTTTAATTGATAACGGCACCCACTCTCTCGATATCATGCGCTATTTTCTGGGCCCCTTAGCAGAGGTGCAGGTGGTTGAGGGTAAGCGCGTCCAAGGGTTGCCTGTAGAAGACACTATCCGGATTTTTGCCAAGAGCGAAAGCGGTGTCATCGGCAATGTCGATCTCTCTTGGAGCATCAACAAAGAGCTAGATTACTACATCCGAATTTATGGCTCCCAGGGCACTATTTCCATAGGCTGGAAAGAGTCAAAATATCGTCAGTCTTCGGGACAAGACTGGGTGGTATTTGGTAAAGGCTATGACAAAGTTCAGGCATTCCGCAGCCAAATTAATAACTTCTCTAAAGCCATCCTGAAACAAGAGACTTTGTTGATTACCGCAGAGGATGCGATCGCTTCTGTAGCCGCCATTGAAGCCGCCTATTCAGCCCTTAATCAAAGCCGTTGGACACCCATTGCGGGCAGCATTCACGGTGTTAAAACGCTGATTCCTGTCTAG
- a CDS encoding FAD-dependent oxidoreductase: MSYPTQNSYSKQKPIAIIGGGSAGLTAAAFLRRHQVPFILYEAGKKIAGLASSFHDTDGFTYDFGAHFITNRLAAAIGIGAQCRDVKYHGESVLVGGKTYSYPFGLLQNPRYFASGLASKVLPTNVERMNSSAAEWFRANYGKTLANEVAIPLLEAWSGVSASELSASVGSKLQNTIGQTLKLKTASYLTGRAVACGYSHEVSENSHVWHVYPEGGVGLLCQRLATGLEDAIRLESPVEEINVEGDPCGNGGAARVQSIRVNGREQAVSAVISTAPCHLLAKMVKGTDALQPLSKFRYRPMSFVNMRFEGRGLLKDTVLWTPESAFPFFRLTETALSMPWLAPSGKTLITVDIGCEVGDEIWRMDDDSLGKLCLEHLKPIIPSAAQRYQGCRVLRTPIAYPVFLNQYEQTRQHLEHSTGVEGLHTIGRNGEFCHSLMEDVYWRTQRKMLQLLTPQPLVPSLVSA, translated from the coding sequence ATGTCCTACCCTACTCAAAATTCTTATTCTAAACAGAAACCGATCGCCATTATTGGTGGCGGTTCAGCCGGATTAACTGCAGCAGCTTTTTTAAGACGACACCAGGTTCCTTTTATCCTATACGAAGCTGGTAAAAAAATTGCTGGACTCGCTTCTAGCTTTCATGACACCGATGGATTTACCTATGACTTTGGCGCACACTTCATTACTAATCGACTGGCAGCAGCGATCGGTATTGGCGCACAGTGCCGTGATGTTAAATACCATGGTGAAAGCGTTCTTGTGGGCGGTAAAACCTATAGCTACCCCTTTGGACTGCTGCAAAATCCTCGTTACTTTGCCAGTGGACTTGCCAGTAAGGTCTTGCCTACGAACGTAGAGCGAATGAATAGCTCAGCAGCAGAGTGGTTCCGTGCTAACTACGGTAAAACCCTAGCCAACGAGGTTGCTATTCCACTCTTAGAGGCTTGGTCGGGTGTATCTGCCTCAGAACTTTCCGCGTCAGTAGGCAGCAAACTGCAAAACACCATTGGTCAAACTTTAAAGCTTAAAACAGCTAGCTATCTAACTGGTCGAGCCGTTGCCTGTGGCTATAGCCACGAAGTTTCAGAAAATTCCCACGTGTGGCACGTTTATCCTGAGGGGGGCGTGGGGTTGCTTTGTCAGCGGTTGGCAACTGGGCTAGAAGATGCCATTCGTCTAGAGTCGCCTGTGGAAGAAATTAATGTGGAGGGCGACCCTTGCGGTAACGGCGGAGCCGCGCGCGTTCAATCTATCCGCGTCAATGGTAGAGAGCAAGCGGTTTCAGCCGTAATTAGCACTGCCCCTTGCCACCTTCTAGCAAAAATGGTTAAGGGCACCGATGCTCTTCAGCCGCTTTCAAAGTTTCGCTATCGCCCTATGAGCTTTGTCAACATGCGCTTTGAAGGTCGAGGTCTACTCAAAGACACTGTCCTTTGGACACCTGAATCAGCGTTTCCATTTTTCCGACTCACCGAAACTGCCCTATCCATGCCCTGGCTTGCACCCTCTGGTAAGACTTTAATTACAGTTGATATTGGCTGTGAAGTGGGCGATGAAATTTGGCGAATGGATGATGACAGCCTCGGCAAGCTCTGTCTCGAACATCTCAAGCCTATTATTCCTAGTGCAGCACAGAGATACCAAGGCTGTCGCGTGCTGCGGACTCCCATTGCCTATCCTGTCTTTCTCAATCAGTACGAGCAAACTCGACAGCATCTCGAACATTCTACTGGTGTAGAAGGACTGCACACCATTGGGCGCAATGGAGAATTTTGCCATAGCCTCATGGAAGACGTTTATTGGCGCACCCAACGCAAAATGCTACAGTTGCTAACTCCTCAGCCCTTGGTTCCGTCCTTAGTATCAGCTTAG